The following is a genomic window from Nocardioides thalensis.
TGGGTCCGCGACTTCACCATCCGGGTCGACGACGAGGTGCTCGACGACCTGCGTCGGCGGCTGCGCGAGGCCCGCTGGCCGCGGCGGGAGACGGTCGAGGACTGGAGCCAGGGCATCCCGCTCGCGGTCGTGCAGGACATGTGCGACTACTGGGCGAGCGGCTACGACTGGCGCGAGCGCGAGGAACGGCTGAACTCCCTCCCGCAGCGCCTTGTCCGCATCGACGACCTCGACATCCACTGCGTCCACGTGCGCTCCCGGCATCCCGACGCGACGCCGATCGTCCTCACCCACGGCTGGCCGGGCTCGTTCGTGGAGTACGTCGGGCTCGTCGACGAGCTGGTCGACCCCGCGAGCGGCAGCGCCGAGGACGCCTTCCACGTCGTCATCCCGTCCCTGCCCGGCTACGGGTTCAGCAGCCAGCCGCAGGCGCCCGGGTGGGGGATCGAGCGGATCGCTCGTGCGTGGGCCGAGCTGATGACCGCGCTGGGCTACGAGCGGTTCGGTGCGGTGGGCAGTGACTGGGGCACGAGCGTCTCGGCCTCGCTCGGCGAGCAGTTCCCCGACCGGGTGCTGGGGCTGTGCCTCGTCCCGCCGTTGGCCGCTCCCGACCCGGCCACCTTCGACGACCTCACCGCCCAGGAGCGCGCGGCGCTGGCGGACCTGGAGACCGCCAACGCCACCGGCTCGGCGTACTCGGCGATGCACGCCACGCGGCCGCAGACCGCGGCCTACGGCCTCACCGACTCGCCCGCGGGCCTGTGCGCCTGGATCCTCGAGAAGTTCTGGTCGTGGACCGACCACGACGGCGACCTCTACGACGTCATCGACCGCGACACGATCCTCGACGACCTCACGATCTACTGGGTGACCGGCACCGCGGCGTCGTCGGGCCGGCTGTACTGGGAGAGCTTCGAGGAGATCCACCGCATCTTCACCGAGGACGTGCCCTCCGTGATCGACGTGCCCGTCGCGGGAGCGATCTTCCCCCGCGAGGTGCCGCGGGCGTCCCGGCGGTGGGCGGAGCGGCGGTTCCCGAACATCGTCCAATGGCGCGAGCATGACCGGGGTGGGCACTTCGCGGCGCTCGAGCGACCACAAGCCCTCGTCGCAGATGTCCGCGACTTCTTCGCCACGCTCCACCGCCG
Proteins encoded in this region:
- a CDS encoding epoxide hydrolase family protein, yielding MSMQSKPWVRDFTIRVDDEVLDDLRRRLREARWPRRETVEDWSQGIPLAVVQDMCDYWASGYDWREREERLNSLPQRLVRIDDLDIHCVHVRSRHPDATPIVLTHGWPGSFVEYVGLVDELVDPASGSAEDAFHVVIPSLPGYGFSSQPQAPGWGIERIARAWAELMTALGYERFGAVGSDWGTSVSASLGEQFPDRVLGLCLVPPLAAPDPATFDDLTAQERAALADLETANATGSAYSAMHATRPQTAAYGLTDSPAGLCAWILEKFWSWTDHDGDLYDVIDRDTILDDLTIYWVTGTAASSGRLYWESFEEIHRIFTEDVPSVIDVPVAGAIFPREVPRASRRWAERRFPNIVQWREHDRGGHFAALERPQALVADVRDFFATLHRRYRADP